Below is a window of Chloroflexota bacterium DNA.
GCCGTCGGAATCGCGTTCCTGCGCTCCCCGCTCAGCTACACCTTTGCCATGAACGGCGCCTTGATCTGGCTCGGCACTGTGCTGGCACTGGCCGGCCTGGCGAGCTTGCTGCCTTCGTGGCGTGCCATGCGTCTCACTGTGCGCGAGGTGCTTGCATACGAATAAGCCTGTAGTGTGTATAGATGCCGGAACGCAGTTTTACATCATTCTCTCCCGGAAGGTGTGCCATGAAGAATCTGAAGCTATTGGTGGTTTTGCTGGCCGGTCTGCTGCTGGCGGCCTGCGACTCCGGCGCCGCCACGCCAACCGCGGCGCCCTTGCCCCCGCAAAAGGCGGCCAGCGACGTCGTCGCGGAGGCGGAAGTCGTGCCTGTGAAGTACGCCGAGTTGAACCTTTCGGCACAGGGCCAACTGGTGTCCGAAGTAATGGTGGCGGAAGGCGACGCGGTGAAGAAGGATCAGATCCTGTTGCGCATCGACTCCAAGCGACAGACCGCGGCCGTGGCGCAGGCCGAAGCGGGGCTGGCCAAAGCCAGGAGCGCGAAGTTGACCGCCGCCGCCGCGCTGACGCGCGCGCAGGCCAACCTGGCGCTGATGAAGGCGGGACCGCGCTCCGAGGATGTGGCCGTGGTGGAGGCCGGATTGAAGGCAGCGATGGCCGAGCTTGACCGCGCGCAGGCCGGCGCCGATACGACGTCGCTGGCGACCGCCAGGGCCAATATGGAGAAAGCGGCGCGCGCCGTCCAGCAGGCGCAGTTCGCCTATGACCGCGTGAAGGATACGCCGTACGGCAACATCGGCCCCGACGCGCTGCGGCTCGAACAGGCTACGCTCGACTACCAGGTGGCCAAGATCGCGTACGAGCAGTTGCAACTCGGCCCGCGCTCAGTCGATGTCGGCCCGGCGCGCGCGCGCGTCGCGCAGGCGCAGGCGCAACTTGAGCAGGTCAAGACGGGCACGCGTCCGGAGCAGATCGCCATCGGCGAAGCCGATGTGGCGGCCGCCGATGCGCAGCTCAAGAGCGTCGATGCGGATATCGCGGTCGCCGAGTCGTCGGTGGCGTCGGCCAAGATCGCGCTGGCCGATACCGAGCTTAGGTCCCCGATCGACGGCACGATCGTCACGCTGAACGCCAAGGCGGGCGAGCCGGCCCCGGTCAGCTCGTTCGCTGTGCGCGTGGCCGACCTGTCGGTGTATCAGATTCAGACCAAGGACCTGACCGAGTTGTCGATCGGCAAGATCAAGGTCGGGAACAGCGTGCAAATCAAGTTCGACGCGATTCCCGACGCCGCGATGACGGGCAAGGTCACACGCATCAACCCGTTCGGCACCAACCGCCAGGGCGACATCGTCTACAAGGTGATCGTCGCGCCGGAAAAGCAGGATGCGCGCATGCAGTGGAACATGACGGCATCGGTCACGATCAAGACGCAGTAATGCGCGATAGCGTAGGGACAGGTCTCTGACCTGTCCTGCACCTGCGACAAACGCAACAGTTCAGAGACCCGCTTC
It encodes the following:
- a CDS encoding efflux RND transporter periplasmic adaptor subunit; this translates as MKNLKLLVVLLAGLLLAACDSGAATPTAAPLPPQKAASDVVAEAEVVPVKYAELNLSAQGQLVSEVMVAEGDAVKKDQILLRIDSKRQTAAVAQAEAGLAKARSAKLTAAAALTRAQANLALMKAGPRSEDVAVVEAGLKAAMAELDRAQAGADTTSLATARANMEKAARAVQQAQFAYDRVKDTPYGNIGPDALRLEQATLDYQVAKIAYEQLQLGPRSVDVGPARARVAQAQAQLEQVKTGTRPEQIAIGEADVAAADAQLKSVDADIAVAESSVASAKIALADTELRSPIDGTIVTLNAKAGEPAPVSSFAVRVADLSVYQIQTKDLTELSIGKIKVGNSVQIKFDAIPDAAMTGKVTRINPFGTNRQGDIVYKVIVAPEKQDARMQWNMTASVTIKTQ